A DNA window from Bdellovibrio sp. BCCA contains the following coding sequences:
- the nadD gene encoding nicotinate (nicotinamide) nucleotide adenylyltransferase, whose product MKIGIFGGSFNPPHMGHINAIQTVAKKVGLGKVHVIPAAQNPLKTPVEGPTPEQRLELTRLAFEQYGETYFVDDQEIKRGGMSYTIDTVMNLRKTYEASDLYLIVGADKFEELAQWKDYQKILTEANLIVTTRPGYETPESLEEMPGYLKTLVSDFDFNFIELSTGRNIQFITLRDVEISATELRKWLRTGKPVEKYLPLAVESYIKEHKLYRNLGDRIGDFTKFTEFCGDVLFSKKGINVRGFDLRGIAAPSEFTLIASGTSTRHAAAMAENIVLAVKEEYNVHPQSVEGIDEGRWVLVDYGSLIIHIFYDFVRQEYSLENLWREGKDLGLKDPYVGKPEAH is encoded by the coding sequence ATGAAAATAGGTATTTTTGGTGGAAGTTTTAATCCTCCGCACATGGGTCACATCAACGCCATTCAGACAGTGGCGAAAAAAGTGGGCCTTGGTAAAGTTCACGTTATCCCAGCAGCACAAAATCCGCTGAAAACTCCTGTCGAAGGTCCAACACCGGAACAGCGTCTGGAGTTGACTCGTTTGGCTTTTGAACAATACGGCGAGACTTACTTCGTTGATGATCAAGAAATCAAACGCGGTGGCATGAGCTACACAATCGATACGGTTATGAATCTTCGTAAAACCTACGAAGCTTCTGATTTGTACTTGATTGTAGGAGCTGACAAATTTGAAGAGTTGGCTCAGTGGAAAGACTATCAAAAGATTCTAACTGAAGCGAATTTGATCGTTACAACTCGTCCTGGTTATGAAACTCCAGAGTCACTTGAAGAAATGCCGGGTTATTTGAAGACCCTCGTTTCTGACTTTGATTTCAACTTTATCGAGCTTTCAACTGGCAGAAATATTCAGTTCATCACTTTACGTGACGTAGAAATTTCTGCGACTGAACTTCGTAAATGGCTTCGCACAGGAAAACCTGTTGAGAAGTACTTGCCACTCGCTGTTGAGTCTTACATTAAAGAACACAAGCTCTATAGAAACTTGGGCGATCGTATCGGTGACTTTACAAAATTCACTGAATTCTGCGGCGACGTTTTGTTCTCTAAAAAAGGTATCAACGTTCGTGGTTTTGATTTGCGAGGTATCGCAGCTCCAAGTGAATTCACTTTGATTGCGTCGGGTACTTCAACTCGTCATGCGGCTGCGATGGCGGAAAACATCGTGCTTGCGGTGAAAGAAGAATACAACGTGCATCCACAGAGTGTGGAAGGTATCGACGAAGGCCGCTGGGTTCTTGTGGATTACGGTTCTTTGATCATTCACATCTTCTACGATTTCGTTCGTCAAGAATACAGCCTTGAGAACTTGTGGAGAGAAGGTAAAGACCTAGGCCTTAAAGATCCTTACGTGGGAAAGCCTGAGGCTCACTAA
- the obgE gene encoding GTPase ObgE, whose protein sequence is MKFIDEVKITLASGRGGPGCVSYRRESMMPRGGPDGGDGGKGGDVIIRTSRHINSLVDIRQNKRYAAQSGQMGMGRQKAGHDGEDFVLIVPQGTIFRTLEGEIIVDMTDINEYVLLKGGRGGKGNEFFKTSVNQAPDYAQPGEEGEEIEVKLELKLIADVGIVGFPNAGKSTLISRISAAKPKIADYPFTTLTPNLGVVKAGDYSSFVVADIPGLVKGAHEGVGLGIQFLKHVERTRFFIHLVDASGLSGRDPIQDFQDINYELEMYDKNNQDKEGFFPLATRPQFVVLNKIDTLGETQLIKLKNKFKEITGTEPFAISAVTGKNIKELVQELAHEILEEESE, encoded by the coding sequence ATGAAATTCATCGATGAAGTTAAAATCACATTAGCGTCTGGTCGCGGCGGTCCTGGCTGCGTAAGTTATCGCCGAGAATCTATGATGCCTCGTGGAGGTCCCGATGGGGGCGACGGAGGCAAGGGCGGTGATGTTATCATTCGTACATCTCGTCATATCAACTCTCTCGTAGATATTCGTCAGAATAAAAGATACGCCGCTCAAAGTGGACAAATGGGCATGGGCCGCCAAAAAGCGGGTCATGACGGAGAAGATTTTGTTTTGATCGTTCCTCAAGGAACCATCTTCCGTACACTTGAAGGTGAAATCATCGTCGATATGACGGACATTAACGAATACGTTTTGCTTAAAGGTGGTCGCGGTGGAAAAGGAAATGAATTTTTCAAAACCAGCGTGAACCAAGCTCCTGATTATGCTCAACCGGGCGAAGAAGGCGAAGAGATCGAAGTTAAGTTAGAACTCAAATTGATCGCTGACGTAGGAATCGTTGGATTTCCGAATGCTGGAAAGTCCACGTTGATTTCTCGTATCTCTGCTGCGAAACCAAAAATCGCAGATTATCCATTCACGACACTAACTCCAAATTTGGGAGTCGTTAAAGCTGGCGATTACTCGTCATTTGTTGTTGCCGATATTCCGGGTCTTGTGAAAGGCGCGCATGAGGGTGTGGGTCTTGGTATTCAATTCTTGAAGCACGTTGAGCGCACGCGCTTTTTCATTCACTTAGTGGATGCTTCAGGATTGTCAGGCCGTGATCCGATTCAAGATTTTCAAGATATTAATTATGAACTTGAGATGTACGATAAAAACAATCAGGACAAAGAGGGTTTCTTCCCTCTTGCCACGCGTCCTCAGTTTGTTGTGCTCAATAAAATCGACACCTTGGGTGAAACTCAACTGATCAAGCTTAAAAACAAATTCAAAGAAATCACAGGAACTGAACCTTTTGCGATTTCTGCCGTCACAGGTAAAAACATCAAAGAACTTGTGCAAGAGCTTGCTCACGAGATTTTAGAAGAGGAATCAGAATGA
- the rpmA gene encoding 50S ribosomal protein L27: MASKKAGGSTKNGRDSQSKRLGVKRFGGEKVLPGTIIVRQRGTKFHLGNNVKMGRDYTIYSVIEGLVKFERFSKERFKVSVYPKAV; the protein is encoded by the coding sequence ATGGCAAGTAAGAAGGCCGGTGGTAGTACAAAGAACGGTCGTGATTCACAGAGTAAACGACTTGGCGTAAAAAGATTTGGTGGCGAAAAAGTTCTTCCAGGAACAATCATCGTTCGTCAACGTGGAACAAAATTCCACTTGGGCAACAATGTTAAAATGGGTCGTGACTACACGATCTACTCTGTTATCGAAGGTCTTGTTAAATTTGAACGTTTCTCTAAAGAGCGTTTCAAAGTTAGTGTTTATCCTAAAGCTGTTTAA
- the rplU gene encoding 50S ribosomal protein L21 — protein MYAIIRTGGKQYKVQAGDVVQVDKLEQKLGAEFDINEILMVGGESTHVGQPLVKGAKVTVVVTKQAKTKKEIVFKKKRRQGYRKFATHKQEFTELFVKAITSPDGKVAKTDESANVVDVAAVRAEKAQARVAARKERAENKGTAEVVKKAAKKVAKKKVAKKAVKKTAKKATKAGAKKKAAKKTSKKA, from the coding sequence ATGTACGCGATTATTCGTACAGGCGGTAAGCAATATAAAGTTCAAGCTGGTGATGTAGTTCAAGTAGATAAGCTTGAGCAAAAGCTTGGTGCAGAGTTTGATATCAACGAAATCTTGATGGTTGGTGGTGAGTCCACTCATGTTGGTCAACCTCTTGTAAAAGGCGCGAAAGTAACTGTTGTTGTTACTAAGCAAGCTAAAACAAAAAAAGAAATCGTTTTCAAAAAGAAACGTCGTCAAGGTTACAGAAAGTTCGCAACTCACAAACAAGAGTTCACAGAGCTTTTTGTTAAAGCAATCACTTCTCCAGATGGAAAAGTTGCTAAGACAGACGAATCTGCAAATGTAGTAGACGTAGCAGCAGTACGTGCTGAAAAAGCACAAGCTCGCGTAGCAGCTCGCAAAGAGCGCGCTGAGAACAAAGGCACTGCAGAAGTTGTTAAAAAAGCCGCTAAAAAAGTAGCGAAGAAGAAAGTTGCTAAGAAGGCAGTTAAAAAGACTGCTAAAAAAGCGACTAAAGCTGGCGCGAAGAAAAAAGCAGCAAAGAAAACTTCTAAAAAAGCTTAA
- a CDS encoding Rne/Rng family ribonuclease — translation MSAEILINVRPQETRVAYVDTGILSDLKIERKTSPTLVGSIHRGTVIRVLPGMQAAFVDIGLEKAAFLYVGDIREDVDDNFLSDVDREEPLDEGDDDKIPTHHNKTPIQDLLKEGQSILVQVAKDPLGTKGARLTTHLSLPGRFVVFLPTVRHLGISRRIEDEGERERLRQLVQKINPSGGVIVRTAGEGASEEMLKADIEYLDRLSKEIFKNYEKKKTPGNVHTELDVELRALRDLMSEDVTSVWVDNVEIHKKVVKFVSQFMPKYKQNIVLYEEQKPLFDLYDIDIEISRSMERKIWLKSGGYIVIDEAEALVVIDVNTGKFVGKKDLEDTILKTNLEAVREIAHQLRIRNCGGIIIIDFIDMEKESHREKVLETLAEELQRDRARTNIVSMSQLGLVEMTRKRIRPSLIKTLCEPCSYCDGKGYIKRKSTVANEIFRELERDADMLINKKTNVVIHCHSEVVDWIYEVEGESLEGIEKKLGRSVAFKIEPNYHLEQYEIFFV, via the coding sequence GTGTCTGCAGAAATTCTCATCAACGTTCGCCCTCAAGAGACTCGTGTTGCTTATGTGGATACTGGGATTCTTTCAGATCTAAAAATTGAACGTAAAACGTCTCCGACTTTGGTCGGGTCTATTCATCGCGGCACTGTCATTCGTGTTTTACCCGGAATGCAAGCAGCCTTTGTAGACATTGGTCTAGAAAAGGCCGCATTCCTTTATGTTGGCGATATTCGCGAAGACGTCGATGATAATTTTCTTTCCGATGTGGATCGTGAGGAACCCTTGGATGAGGGTGATGACGATAAAATTCCTACGCATCACAACAAGACACCTATTCAAGATCTTCTTAAAGAAGGTCAGTCCATTTTAGTTCAGGTTGCTAAAGATCCTCTCGGCACAAAAGGAGCCCGACTCACAACACACTTGTCTTTGCCAGGTCGTTTCGTGGTCTTTCTTCCAACAGTTCGTCACTTGGGAATTTCTCGCCGTATTGAAGATGAAGGTGAAAGAGAACGTCTCCGCCAGCTTGTTCAAAAAATCAATCCTTCCGGTGGTGTGATTGTGCGTACCGCAGGGGAGGGCGCCTCTGAAGAAATGTTGAAGGCCGATATTGAGTATCTTGATCGCCTCAGCAAAGAGATCTTCAAAAACTATGAAAAGAAAAAAACACCGGGCAACGTGCACACGGAATTAGACGTCGAACTTCGCGCTTTGCGTGATCTTATGAGTGAGGACGTCACAAGCGTGTGGGTGGATAACGTTGAGATTCACAAAAAAGTTGTGAAATTCGTTTCGCAATTCATGCCGAAGTACAAACAAAACATCGTGCTTTATGAAGAGCAAAAACCATTGTTTGATTTGTACGACATCGACATTGAAATTTCCCGCTCGATGGAAAGAAAAATTTGGTTGAAATCCGGTGGTTATATCGTGATCGACGAAGCGGAAGCTTTGGTGGTCATTGACGTCAACACAGGTAAGTTCGTCGGCAAAAAAGATTTAGAAGACACAATCTTAAAAACCAATCTGGAAGCGGTTCGCGAGATCGCGCATCAGCTTCGGATTAGAAACTGCGGTGGAATTATCATCATCGATTTCATCGATATGGAAAAAGAATCTCACCGCGAAAAAGTTTTAGAAACTTTAGCAGAGGAACTGCAACGGGATCGCGCACGTACGAACATCGTTTCAATGTCGCAGTTAGGTCTGGTTGAGATGACTCGTAAACGCATTCGTCCAAGCTTGATTAAAACACTGTGCGAGCCGTGCTCGTACTGCGACGGAAAAGGCTACATCAAACGCAAATCCACTGTAGCAAATGAAATCTTCCGTGAGCTTGAGCGTGATGCTGATATGCTGATCAATAAAAAAACCAACGTCGTTATTCACTGCCACAGTGAAGTCGTCGATTGGATTTATGAAGTTGAAGGCGAAAGCTTAGAAGGTATCGAGAAAAAACTCGGCCGCTCTGTCGCCTTCAAAATTGAACCAAACTACCATTTGGAACAATACGAGATTTTCTTTGTTTAA
- a CDS encoding type IV pilus twitching motility protein PilT, which produces MATIDELFKLMVEQGASDLHITSGAPPYLRLHGNMVPLNYRELTNQDVQGLLFEILSEKQKKAFVEKWELDFAYTLSGIGRFRCNIFMQRKGLGAVMRIIPEKIKTAQELGVPPSVMDLIDCDRGLILVTGPTGSGKSTTLAAMIHQINMTREAHIITVEDPIEFVHPNLKALVNQREVGSHTKSFANALKAALREDPDILLVGELRDLETISLALTAAETGHIVFGTLHTNSAAKTIDRIIDVFPAGQQQQIRTMLAESLRGVVAQTLFSRADGQGRVAAYEIMRNTKAISNLIREGKVHQIPSAMQTGSSQGMVLFEKYIEDLVRKGKVSAADAKTFLGQAGGGDTTVQGGTLAGSSAGPRTKVG; this is translated from the coding sequence ATGGCAACAATTGATGAACTGTTTAAACTCATGGTGGAACAAGGAGCTTCCGACTTGCATATTACAAGCGGCGCGCCTCCGTATCTTCGCCTTCATGGAAACATGGTTCCATTGAACTATCGCGAACTCACAAATCAAGACGTACAAGGTCTGCTCTTCGAAATTCTTTCTGAAAAGCAAAAGAAAGCCTTCGTTGAAAAATGGGAATTGGATTTCGCTTACACTTTGTCAGGCATAGGTCGTTTTCGTTGCAATATCTTTATGCAAAGAAAAGGGCTTGGCGCCGTTATGCGTATCATCCCAGAAAAAATTAAAACAGCGCAAGAGTTGGGCGTGCCACCTTCTGTAATGGATTTGATCGACTGTGATCGCGGTTTGATCCTTGTAACGGGTCCAACGGGTTCCGGTAAATCAACGACCTTGGCTGCGATGATCCATCAAATCAACATGACTCGTGAAGCGCATATCATCACGGTTGAAGATCCAATCGAGTTCGTTCATCCGAACTTAAAAGCTTTGGTGAACCAACGTGAAGTCGGAAGTCATACGAAGAGTTTCGCAAATGCTTTGAAAGCGGCGTTACGTGAAGACCCGGATATCTTGCTCGTGGGTGAGTTGCGTGACTTAGAAACTATTTCTTTGGCACTGACTGCGGCGGAAACAGGTCACATCGTGTTTGGTACTCTTCATACGAACAGTGCTGCAAAAACCATTGACCGTATCATTGACGTTTTCCCGGCGGGACAACAACAACAAATCCGTACGATGCTGGCGGAAAGCTTGCGCGGTGTTGTTGCGCAAACACTTTTCTCTCGCGCGGATGGACAAGGTCGTGTGGCCGCTTACGAAATTATGAGAAATACCAAAGCCATCTCGAACTTGATTCGTGAAGGTAAAGTCCACCAAATTCCTTCGGCGATGCAAACAGGCTCCAGCCAAGGTATGGTGCTCTTCGAAAAATACATCGAAGACTTGGTTCGCAAAGGGAAAGTTTCTGCCGCCGATGCAAAAACATTCCTGGGCCAGGCCGGCGGTGGAGATACAACCGTTCAAGGCGGAACTCTTGCTGGAAGTTCAGCAGGTCCAAGAACGAAAGTGGGATAG
- the deoC gene encoding deoxyribose-phosphate aldolase has translation MQLSRYIDHTLLKPEAQLAQIEKLCAEAKTNNFFSVCVNTSYVSTCAQLLKGSSVKVCCVVGFPLGAMDTVSKAFETETAIKNGADEIDMVIQVGALKDRRLDYVRDDIKAVVKAAQGRTVKVIIETSLLNQEDKTLACKAALEAGAHFVKTSTGFGGGGATIEDVKLMKSVVGDKMEVKASGGVKDAAQARAMIEAGATRLGTSSGVTIVQGGTVQGGY, from the coding sequence GTGCAACTAAGTCGTTATATTGATCACACTCTTTTGAAGCCGGAAGCGCAATTAGCGCAAATTGAAAAACTCTGTGCGGAAGCTAAAACGAACAATTTTTTTAGTGTCTGCGTGAATACGTCTTACGTTTCAACGTGTGCACAACTTCTTAAGGGTTCTTCTGTGAAGGTCTGCTGTGTTGTGGGTTTTCCTTTGGGCGCGATGGATACAGTCAGCAAAGCTTTTGAAACCGAAACAGCGATCAAGAACGGTGCTGATGAAATCGATATGGTGATTCAAGTCGGCGCTTTGAAAGATCGTCGTTTGGATTACGTTCGCGACGATATCAAAGCTGTTGTGAAAGCGGCTCAAGGTCGCACCGTGAAAGTGATCATTGAAACTTCTTTATTAAATCAAGAAGACAAAACTCTGGCTTGCAAAGCGGCTCTTGAAGCTGGGGCGCATTTCGTAAAAACATCCACAGGTTTTGGCGGCGGCGGAGCCACTATCGAAGATGTCAAATTAATGAAGTCCGTTGTCGGCGACAAAATGGAAGTGAAAGCTTCCGGCGGAGTTAAAGATGCCGCGCAAGCGCGCGCGATGATTGAAGCCGGTGCCACTCGCCTTGGCACAAGCTCAGGTGTCACGATTGTTCAAGGTGGCACTGTTCAAGGAGGTTACTAA
- a CDS encoding thymidine phosphorylase: protein MAFLPAEIIKAKRNGGSLNYDEINEFILGYARGQIPDYQMSALLMAIYFRGMTTEETLSLTKAMLHSGEVVDFSSVAGFKVDKHSTGGVGDKTSLILGPIVAAAGVPVPMISGRGLGHTGGTLDKLESIPGFNTQKSLTEFVDLVRKHLICFIGQTKEICPADKKIYALRDVTATVESLPLICASIMSKKLAEGVDGLVLDVKYGSGAFMKTPAMAEELALNLMAIARGYGKKVTSLLTNMDQPLGRFAGNSLEVEECVAIMKNEKFMGPGGYDLYEDTRELSLRLSAHMLLLAGVGKNEEESYKVASEMLTSGKAMAKFEELCSIHGGNLKALPKPKYNVNITTDKPGYVHAFHTESIGVAGIIIKAGRAQTTDIIAPTAGIEFHVKVGDEVKAGDTVFTLHGDDKDLLMSAVPLLKSAITISLPKIAKPSLILKTLS from the coding sequence ATGGCTTTTCTTCCAGCAGAAATTATTAAAGCAAAACGCAATGGCGGATCTCTGAACTATGACGAGATCAATGAATTTATTTTGGGTTATGCTCGCGGGCAAATTCCTGACTATCAGATGTCAGCTCTTTTGATGGCGATTTATTTCCGTGGAATGACGACGGAAGAAACTTTGTCTTTAACAAAAGCAATGCTTCACTCAGGTGAAGTCGTGGATTTTTCTTCTGTGGCGGGATTTAAAGTTGATAAACACTCCACAGGCGGCGTTGGTGATAAAACAAGTTTGATCTTGGGTCCTATCGTGGCCGCTGCCGGAGTTCCTGTGCCGATGATTTCAGGTCGTGGCCTTGGTCACACGGGTGGAACTTTGGATAAGCTTGAATCCATTCCTGGATTTAACACGCAAAAATCTTTGACGGAGTTTGTGGATCTTGTTCGCAAACATTTGATTTGTTTTATCGGGCAAACAAAAGAGATCTGCCCTGCTGATAAAAAAATCTATGCACTTCGTGATGTGACAGCGACTGTTGAAAGTTTGCCGTTGATTTGTGCTTCGATCATGTCAAAAAAATTAGCAGAAGGTGTTGATGGACTTGTGCTTGATGTGAAGTACGGCTCAGGGGCGTTCATGAAAACTCCTGCGATGGCAGAAGAGTTGGCTTTGAACTTAATGGCGATTGCTCGCGGTTACGGTAAAAAAGTCACTTCGCTTTTAACGAACATGGATCAACCTTTGGGTCGTTTTGCCGGAAACTCTTTGGAAGTTGAAGAGTGTGTCGCCATCATGAAGAACGAAAAATTCATGGGACCTGGCGGTTATGATCTTTACGAAGACACGCGCGAACTCAGTCTGCGACTTTCTGCTCACATGTTGTTGTTAGCGGGCGTTGGTAAAAATGAAGAAGAGTCTTACAAAGTTGCAAGTGAGATGCTCACTTCCGGAAAAGCGATGGCGAAGTTTGAAGAGCTTTGCTCCATCCACGGCGGAAATTTAAAAGCGCTCCCTAAACCAAAATATAACGTGAATATAACCACGGATAAACCTGGTTACGTGCATGCTTTCCATACAGAAAGTATTGGCGTTGCTGGCATTATCATCAAAGCGGGACGCGCTCAGACAACGGATATTATTGCTCCCACGGCGGGCATTGAATTCCATGTGAAAGTGGGTGATGAAGTGAAAGCGGGAGACACCGTCTTCACACTGCACGGCGATGATAAAGACTTGTTGATGTCAGCAGTTCCACTCTTGAAATCAGCAATCACTATTTCCTTGCCAAAAATTGCAAAGCCTAGTTTGATACTCAAGACATTGAGCTAA
- a CDS encoding purine-nucleoside phosphorylase — protein MLDLSAREKKERILVLNKLQETVSYIRTKTSAKPKIGVVLGSGLGAFVKDVEVECTLPYKEIPHFSPPTVEGHSGNLIFGKVGNQSIVILQGRNHYYEGHSMESVVFPTRTLAMLGIETLILTNSAGGFGENMQAGDFMIIEDHINLMGTNPLMGPNIKELGPRFPDMTEAYDKRLIEVMEELLLKQGTRYHKGVYCGVSGPTYETPAEVRYLKLIGGKAVGMSTVPETIAANHLGLRVAALSCITNLAAGVSSQKLSHDEVTETAKRVESQFISFLKEFIGQI, from the coding sequence ATGCTCGATTTGTCCGCACGAGAAAAAAAGGAACGTATTTTGGTACTCAATAAGCTTCAAGAAACTGTCAGCTATATCCGCACAAAGACATCGGCAAAGCCGAAGATTGGTGTTGTATTGGGCTCGGGACTTGGCGCTTTTGTTAAAGACGTTGAGGTGGAGTGCACACTCCCCTACAAAGAAATTCCGCATTTTTCTCCACCAACAGTGGAAGGCCATTCTGGAAATTTGATTTTCGGAAAAGTCGGCAACCAATCCATTGTGATTCTTCAAGGTCGCAATCACTACTACGAAGGTCACAGCATGGAATCTGTCGTGTTCCCAACAAGAACACTGGCGATGTTGGGCATTGAGACTTTGATTTTGACTAACTCTGCGGGCGGCTTCGGTGAAAACATGCAAGCCGGAGATTTTATGATCATCGAAGATCATATTAATCTTATGGGCACGAATCCTTTGATGGGACCGAACATCAAAGAACTCGGTCCTCGCTTTCCTGATATGACGGAAGCTTACGACAAGCGTTTGATCGAAGTGATGGAAGAGTTGCTTTTGAAACAAGGCACTCGCTATCACAAAGGCGTTTACTGTGGCGTGAGTGGTCCTACTTATGAAACTCCTGCGGAAGTTCGTTATTTGAAACTCATTGGCGGTAAAGCTGTCGGCATGAGTACAGTGCCAGAAACCATTGCTGCCAATCATCTGGGCCTTCGTGTAGCGGCTTTAAGCTGCATTACAAATTTGGCGGCAGGTGTTTCTTCTCAAAAACTTTCGCACGATGAGGTTACAGAAACTGCTAAAAGAGTGGAATCTCAATTCATCTCTTTCTTAAAAGAATTCATTGGCCAAATTTAG
- a CDS encoding S8 family peptidase produces the protein MDVQNILSAVACVLVLSSCGNKKSSSSVFPENGALDSSACMGQAIQNKFIVQWEDGKFTVESAKDADEFTKKFIEPNLENIRYVEYDRRLQVEKTDEVRTTGFVDSWGQDKVSVRNVWAQGIYGQNVKVAVVDAYVDYTHPQIAPRIAINTGEIPNNGKDDDGNGVVDDYYGASFVSVPSNNQTPSSHGTHVAGIIAADSRYGSVEGMAPQAQIIPAQFIANDGGGSLGDAVLALQYSASRGAKIINASWGGAPCVASLRNTFQELQSKGILVVVAAGNDGRDIDVYPEFPASFNLSNQITVAASSVSDFMTSWSNSGFNFVHLAAPGERILSTVPGNTTAYMDGTSMAAPFVTGAAALLWSARPNATAVQIKQAILQSVDVSAGHEFKVNTRGRLNVDRALQVLKQLVP, from the coding sequence ATGGATGTTCAGAATATTCTCTCGGCGGTTGCTTGCGTCTTAGTTTTATCATCTTGTGGCAACAAAAAGTCGAGCAGTTCGGTGTTTCCGGAGAATGGAGCCCTGGATTCAAGCGCTTGCATGGGTCAAGCGATTCAAAATAAATTCATCGTGCAGTGGGAAGATGGAAAATTCACTGTGGAGTCTGCCAAAGACGCTGATGAATTTACGAAAAAGTTTATCGAGCCTAATTTAGAAAACATTCGTTACGTTGAATACGATCGTCGTCTGCAAGTTGAAAAAACAGATGAGGTTCGCACAACAGGTTTCGTCGACAGTTGGGGGCAGGACAAAGTTTCTGTTCGCAATGTGTGGGCACAAGGTATTTACGGACAGAACGTGAAAGTCGCAGTGGTTGATGCTTACGTCGATTACACTCATCCACAAATTGCTCCGCGAATTGCGATCAATACTGGTGAAATTCCTAACAATGGAAAAGACGACGATGGCAATGGTGTCGTTGATGACTACTATGGAGCGAGCTTCGTCTCCGTTCCAAGTAACAACCAAACTCCAAGTTCACACGGGACTCACGTTGCTGGAATTATCGCAGCAGATTCTCGTTATGGATCTGTCGAGGGTATGGCTCCGCAGGCACAAATTATTCCTGCGCAGTTTATCGCCAATGATGGTGGTGGTTCCTTAGGCGATGCGGTTCTTGCGCTTCAATACTCTGCAAGTCGCGGCGCTAAAATCATCAATGCAAGCTGGGGTGGCGCACCTTGTGTGGCTTCACTTCGCAACACATTCCAAGAATTGCAAAGCAAAGGAATCTTAGTTGTTGTTGCTGCGGGAAATGATGGACGAGATATCGATGTGTATCCTGAATTCCCTGCTTCATTTAATCTTTCAAATCAAATCACGGTGGCAGCTTCTTCTGTGAGTGACTTCATGACTTCATGGTCAAACAGCGGATTTAACTTTGTTCATCTTGCGGCTCCAGGCGAAAGAATTTTGAGTACCGTGCCTGGCAACACGACGGCTTATATGGATGGAACAAGCATGGCCGCTCCATTTGTTACAGGTGCAGCAGCCCTTCTTTGGAGTGCCCGTCCTAATGCGACAGCTGTGCAAATTAAGCAGGCGATTTTGCAGTCCGTCGACGTGTCCGCAGGACACGAATTTAAAGTAAATACTCGAGGACGCCTCAACGTCGATAGAGCTCTTCAGGTCTTGAAGCAGTTAGTTCCATAA